Proteins from a genomic interval of Arthrobacter sp. CAN_C5:
- a CDS encoding carboxyl transferase domain-containing protein: protein MQTLTSQVDPTSPGFRENDSAQRGLVDELRDRLAEAALGGPARSRERHVARGKLLPRERIDQLLDDGSPFLEIAPLAANGLYDDECPGAGVIAGVGLVHGRHVLVISNDATVKGGTYYPLTVKKHLRAQEIALENNLPCVYLVDSGGAFLPKQDEVFPDREHFGRIFFNQATMSARKIPQIAAVMGSCTAGGAYVPAMSDETVIVRNQGTIFLGGPPLVKAAIGEIVTAEELGGGDVHSKISGVTDHLAENDAHALEIVRDIISTLPRNQPAWDITRSIEPAVDPDEVYGAVPTDVNASYDAREVIARLVDGSGFHEFKKEYGATLVTGFATLHGHQVGIVANNGVLFSESALKGAHFIELCDQRGIPLIFLQNLSGFMVGRDYEAGGIAKNGAKMVTAVATCRVPKLTVVVGGSFGAGNYSMCGRAYSPRFLWMWPSSRISVMGGNQASSVLATVKRDQLEGRGEEWSADDEEAFKAPIRDQYEEQGSPYYSTARLWDDGIIDPADTRTVLGLALDVCANAPVRDTSFGLFRM from the coding sequence ATGCAGACGCTGACTTCCCAGGTAGATCCCACCAGCCCCGGCTTTCGCGAGAACGACAGTGCGCAACGGGGTCTGGTGGACGAATTACGCGACCGGCTTGCGGAGGCGGCTCTCGGAGGCCCAGCCCGTTCCCGTGAACGGCACGTGGCCCGCGGCAAGCTCCTCCCGCGCGAGCGCATCGACCAGTTGCTCGACGACGGCAGTCCCTTTCTGGAGATCGCGCCACTGGCTGCCAACGGTCTGTACGACGACGAATGCCCGGGCGCCGGGGTCATCGCCGGCGTTGGTCTGGTCCACGGCCGCCATGTCCTCGTGATCTCGAACGATGCAACGGTCAAGGGCGGCACCTACTACCCGCTCACCGTCAAGAAGCACCTCCGTGCCCAGGAAATCGCGCTGGAAAACAACCTGCCATGCGTCTACCTGGTGGACTCCGGCGGAGCGTTCCTGCCGAAACAGGACGAGGTGTTTCCGGACCGGGAACACTTCGGCCGTATCTTCTTCAACCAGGCCACCATGTCCGCCCGGAAGATTCCGCAGATCGCCGCCGTCATGGGCTCCTGCACCGCGGGCGGCGCCTACGTTCCAGCGATGAGCGACGAGACGGTCATCGTCCGTAACCAGGGCACCATCTTCCTCGGAGGACCGCCGCTGGTGAAAGCGGCAATCGGAGAAATTGTCACCGCCGAGGAGCTGGGCGGGGGAGACGTCCACTCGAAAATCTCGGGCGTCACCGACCACCTCGCCGAAAATGATGCCCACGCGCTCGAGATTGTCCGGGACATCATCTCCACGCTGCCCCGGAACCAGCCTGCCTGGGACATCACGCGGTCAATCGAACCTGCAGTCGATCCAGACGAGGTCTACGGAGCCGTCCCGACAGATGTCAACGCCTCCTACGATGCCCGCGAGGTCATCGCCCGGCTCGTGGACGGCAGCGGGTTCCATGAATTCAAGAAGGAGTACGGCGCCACCCTGGTGACCGGCTTCGCTACCCTACACGGCCACCAGGTGGGGATTGTCGCCAATAACGGAGTGCTGTTCAGTGAATCCGCCCTCAAGGGCGCTCACTTCATCGAGCTGTGCGACCAACGTGGCATCCCCCTGATCTTCCTGCAGAACCTCTCGGGCTTCATGGTCGGCCGCGACTACGAAGCCGGTGGCATCGCGAAGAACGGCGCCAAGATGGTGACCGCCGTCGCCACCTGCCGGGTCCCCAAACTGACGGTCGTCGTCGGCGGGTCCTTCGGCGCAGGCAACTACTCGATGTGTGGCCGTGCCTACTCCCCGCGTTTCCTGTGGATGTGGCCCTCCAGCCGGATCTCGGTGATGGGCGGCAACCAGGCCTCCTCGGTGCTGGCCACCGTCAAGCGTGACCAGCTGGAAGGGCGGGGCGAGGAGTGGAGCGCCGACGACGAAGAGGCCTTCAAGGCCCCCATCCGCGACCAGTACGAGGAGCAGGGCAGTCCCTACTACTCGACCGCCCGGCTCTGGGACGACGGCATTATTGACCCCGCGGATACCCGCACGGTGCTCGGCCTCGCGTTGGACGTCTGTGCCAACGCCCCGGTCCGGGACACCTCCTTCGGCCTCTTCCGGATGTGA
- a CDS encoding TetR/AcrR family transcriptional regulator, with protein MEASAPGRITGRSRAKASRRAALLDAAAELFAERGYNGVSIEDLGAAAGVSGPAVYRHFSGKPAVLAALLAGVSEDLLQGSNAVVAEAADPASALRGLIRFQVDFALRNANVIRVQDRDLNSLSPEDEHTVRFLQRQYVEVWVDVMAQLLPDADPGHLRRKAHAAFGLINSTPHTTNRRKTDNDIADLRSLLEKMAWSALNA; from the coding sequence ATGGAAGCTTCGGCTCCAGGCCGGATCACCGGGCGCAGCCGGGCGAAAGCGTCCCGACGCGCTGCGCTGCTCGACGCCGCGGCCGAGCTCTTCGCCGAACGGGGCTACAACGGGGTGTCGATCGAGGACCTGGGTGCCGCGGCCGGTGTCAGCGGCCCCGCGGTGTATCGCCACTTCAGCGGCAAACCGGCAGTTCTTGCCGCCCTCCTGGCAGGGGTCAGCGAAGACTTGCTCCAGGGAAGCAACGCGGTCGTCGCGGAGGCAGCCGATCCGGCGTCAGCACTCCGGGGACTCATCCGGTTTCAGGTTGACTTCGCGCTGCGCAACGCCAACGTCATCCGGGTGCAGGACCGCGACCTGAACAGCCTCTCCCCCGAGGACGAGCACACGGTGCGGTTCCTGCAGCGTCAATATGTGGAAGTGTGGGTGGATGTCATGGCCCAGCTCCTGCCGGACGCCGACCCCGGCCACCTTCGACGAAAGGCTCACGCCGCCTTCGGGCTGATCAACTCCACCCCGCACACCACGAACCGCCGGAAGACCGACAACGATATCGCCGATCTGCGGTCGCTGCTGGAGAAGATGGCCTGGTCGGCGCTTAATGCCTAG
- a CDS encoding GNAT family N-acetyltransferase has protein sequence MTSLRAVEPSDLDEFFTHQLDPSANHMAAFTAKNPADRGVFNHHWQNILNDPQITVRTILNDGVVVGSILAYRNDETPEISYWIDKARWGQGITTAAVGLFLEEFTDRPIRARAVVDNVNSIRILERYGFEHIGEVQGFANARGAVVKELVLELR, from the coding sequence GTGACTTCACTACGCGCCGTTGAACCCTCCGACCTGGACGAGTTTTTCACCCATCAGCTCGATCCCAGCGCCAACCACATGGCTGCGTTCACGGCCAAGAACCCCGCAGACCGTGGGGTGTTCAATCACCACTGGCAGAACATCCTGAACGACCCCCAGATCACCGTGCGCACCATCCTCAACGACGGCGTTGTTGTGGGAAGCATCCTTGCGTACCGCAACGACGAGACCCCCGAGATCAGCTACTGGATCGACAAGGCCCGCTGGGGTCAGGGCATTACGACGGCAGCCGTGGGGCTATTCCTCGAGGAGTTCACTGACCGGCCTATCCGGGCACGCGCCGTGGTGGACAACGTCAACTCCATCAGGATCCTCGAACGCTACGGCTTCGAGCACATCGGTGAGGTCCAGGGATTCGCCAATGCCCGCGGCGCCGTCGTCAAGGAACTGGTTCTCGAACTCCGCTAG
- a CDS encoding dihydrolipoamide acetyltransferase family protein, with product MIKEFRLPDLGEGLTESEIVSWHVAEGDIVELNQIIADVETAKAVVELPSPYAGVVARLHEQPGTVVEVGAPIISFDVQSVGGSDSGGAGVGGPAAADSDGAGGGDDGAPAKREPNLVGYGAAVEKGGRPSRRPRGGSAGASPASAASASAASAPVEPTAVEPAAPEQPMPAPMPAPKPAPEPASAPAAPVAPEPASAVAPESAGTAAPERPRSTPPVRKLARDLGVELASVTGTGPNGLITREDVLSAADSDQGATSGIVGSEAAPQPPATLGHRETRTPIKGMRKHTAAAMVASAFTAPHVTEFLTIDVTPTMDLVARLKASRAFADVKITPLTLVAKALCIAVDRNPTVNTRWDEAGAEIVQHHYVNLGIAAATPRGLMVPNLKDADRMSLLELARALTTLTETARAGKTSPSDLSGGTISITNVGVFGIDAGTPILNPGEAAILAMGAVRRTPWEYQGDIALRSVMTLSLSFDHRLVDGEQGSRFLADIGTILSDPGMVLTMI from the coding sequence GTGATTAAGGAATTCAGGCTCCCCGACCTGGGCGAGGGACTGACCGAGTCGGAAATTGTGAGCTGGCATGTCGCCGAGGGCGACATCGTCGAGCTGAACCAGATCATTGCCGACGTGGAGACCGCCAAGGCGGTGGTGGAACTACCATCACCCTACGCAGGGGTGGTGGCGCGGTTGCATGAGCAGCCAGGCACCGTAGTGGAAGTCGGTGCCCCGATCATCTCGTTCGATGTTCAGTCGGTCGGTGGCTCCGATAGTGGGGGAGCAGGTGTTGGTGGCCCCGCCGCAGCGGATTCCGATGGTGCGGGCGGTGGCGACGACGGTGCCCCTGCCAAACGCGAGCCCAACCTCGTGGGTTATGGTGCCGCGGTCGAAAAGGGTGGACGGCCTTCCCGGCGCCCCCGTGGCGGGTCTGCCGGTGCTTCACCGGCATCCGCGGCGTCGGCATCCGCGGCGTCGGCACCAGTGGAGCCGACGGCAGTGGAGCCGGCGGCCCCAGAGCAACCAATGCCAGCACCAATGCCAGCACCGAAGCCAGCACCGGAGCCGGCATCAGCGCCAGCAGCACCTGTTGCGCCGGAGCCGGCGTCAGCTGTCGCGCCGGAGTCGGCAGGCACAGCAGCCCCGGAGCGGCCCCGCTCCACGCCGCCGGTGCGGAAACTTGCGCGTGATCTTGGGGTTGAGTTGGCATCGGTCACCGGGACCGGGCCGAACGGCCTGATCACCCGCGAGGATGTGCTCTCGGCGGCGGACAGCGACCAGGGAGCGACCTCCGGCATCGTCGGATCCGAGGCAGCGCCCCAGCCGCCCGCGACCCTTGGGCACCGTGAAACCAGGACCCCGATCAAGGGAATGCGCAAGCACACCGCGGCTGCGATGGTCGCCAGCGCGTTCACCGCACCGCACGTCACCGAGTTCCTGACCATCGACGTCACCCCCACCATGGACCTGGTGGCACGTTTGAAGGCCAGCAGGGCTTTCGCCGACGTGAAGATCACCCCGCTGACCCTCGTGGCCAAGGCGTTGTGCATTGCCGTGGACCGCAACCCCACGGTCAATACCCGCTGGGACGAGGCGGGCGCCGAGATCGTGCAGCATCACTATGTGAACCTGGGGATTGCCGCAGCCACCCCGCGCGGGCTGATGGTGCCCAACCTCAAGGACGCCGACCGGATGTCCCTGCTGGAGCTCGCCCGGGCCCTGACCACGCTGACCGAGACGGCCCGCGCCGGGAAAACCAGTCCGTCGGACCTCTCGGGTGGCACCATCTCCATCACCAATGTGGGAGTGTTCGGGATCGACGCCGGAACACCGATCCTCAACCCGGGGGAGGCGGCCATCCTCGCGATGGGTGCCGTGCGACGGACGCCGTGGGAATATCAGGGCGACATTGCGTTGCGCTCGGTGATGACGCTCAGCCTGTCGTTCGACCATCGCCTGGTGGATGGCGAGCAGGGGTCACGCTTCCTCGCCGACATCGGCACGATCCTGTCCGATCCCGGGATGGTCCTGACGATGATCTAG
- a CDS encoding alpha-ketoacid dehydrogenase subunit beta, producing the protein MSTMTFGRAINAGLRRAMEHDPKVILMGEDIGKLGGVFRITEGLQKDFGEHRVLDTPLAESAIMGTAVGMAYRGYRPVVEIQFDGFIYPAFDQIVCQVAKLHYRTQGAVKMPITIRVPFGGGIGSPEHHSESPEAYFTHTSGLRVISVSNPQDAYTMIQQAIASDDPVLYFEPKRRYHARGEVDESVDLAATSMEDAHVVSPGSDVTLVTYGPLVPTARDAAIAASDDGLSVEVIDLRSLAPIDFATIEASVRKTGRLVITHEAAQSGGLGAEIAASITERCFNYLEHAPVRVTGFDIPYPYSKLEFHHLPDLDRILDGVDRVMGRPNSLSGLER; encoded by the coding sequence ATGTCCACCATGACATTCGGCCGGGCCATCAACGCCGGCCTGCGCAGGGCAATGGAACACGACCCGAAGGTGATCCTCATGGGCGAGGACATCGGCAAGCTGGGTGGCGTTTTCAGGATCACCGAGGGGCTGCAGAAGGACTTCGGCGAGCACCGGGTGCTGGACACTCCGCTGGCGGAATCGGCCATCATGGGGACCGCCGTCGGGATGGCCTACCGCGGCTACCGCCCCGTGGTCGAAATCCAGTTCGACGGGTTCATCTACCCGGCCTTCGACCAGATAGTCTGTCAGGTCGCCAAGCTTCACTACCGCACCCAGGGTGCCGTGAAGATGCCCATCACCATCCGGGTGCCGTTTGGTGGCGGCATCGGGTCGCCCGAGCATCACTCGGAATCGCCCGAAGCCTATTTCACCCACACCTCGGGCCTGAGGGTCATCAGCGTCTCCAATCCACAGGACGCGTACACGATGATCCAGCAGGCCATCGCCAGCGATGACCCCGTCCTGTACTTCGAGCCGAAGCGGCGGTACCACGCCAGGGGCGAGGTGGATGAGTCGGTCGACCTCGCAGCGACCTCCATGGAAGACGCCCATGTGGTTTCCCCGGGAAGCGACGTCACCCTGGTGACCTACGGCCCGCTGGTTCCTACCGCGCGGGACGCAGCGATCGCCGCGTCCGACGACGGGCTGTCAGTGGAGGTCATCGACCTGCGGTCGCTGGCCCCGATCGACTTCGCGACGATCGAGGCGTCGGTGCGGAAGACCGGCCGGTTGGTGATCACCCACGAGGCGGCACAGTCGGGTGGGCTGGGCGCGGAAATCGCGGCCAGCATCACCGAGCGCTGCTTCAACTATCTGGAGCACGCACCGGTCCGGGTAACCGGCTTCGACATCCCGTACCCGTACTCCAAACTGGAATTCCATCACCTGCCCGACCTGGATCGGATTCTCGACGGCGTGGACCGCGTCATGGGACGACCCAATTCGCTGAGCGGGCTCGAAAGGTAG
- the pdhA gene encoding pyruvate dehydrogenase (acetyl-transferring) E1 component subunit alpha, which produces MPLNDTASAGEDTLIQLLSPSGVRRENSDYDRWVADVDGPALQALYEDMVVVRRIDAEATALQRQGELALWPPLLGQEAAQIGSGRALREDDFVFSSYRENAVAYCRGVDFTDILRVWRGNASSGWDPFTINMATPQVIIGAQTLHATGYAMGIQNDGADSVAVTYFGDGATSQGDVNEAMVFAASYQAPVIFFCQNNHWAISEPVGLQAHVPIANRAPGFGIPSVRVDGNDVLACLAVTRQALNRARTGGGPSFIEAVTYRMGPHTTADDPTKYRDANELEDWAAKDPISRLATLLQSMGLMTDEFVAAVNTKAAEVAAKLRSGCIEMPEPEPMDVFKHVYSTPNSWLDRQQENYGRYLATFESDPAATEGSH; this is translated from the coding sequence GTGCCTCTGAATGACACCGCTTCCGCCGGGGAAGACACGCTGATCCAGCTCCTCTCGCCCTCGGGTGTCCGGCGGGAGAACAGTGACTACGACCGGTGGGTCGCCGACGTCGATGGCCCAGCGCTGCAGGCGTTGTACGAGGACATGGTGGTGGTCCGCCGGATTGATGCCGAGGCGACCGCGCTGCAGCGGCAGGGCGAACTGGCCCTCTGGCCGCCGCTGCTGGGGCAGGAGGCAGCCCAGATCGGCTCCGGCCGCGCGCTCCGCGAGGACGACTTTGTCTTCTCCAGCTACCGGGAGAACGCCGTCGCCTACTGCCGGGGAGTGGATTTCACCGACATCCTGCGGGTGTGGCGGGGCAACGCCTCCTCGGGCTGGGATCCCTTCACCATCAACATGGCCACCCCCCAGGTCATCATCGGCGCTCAGACCCTGCACGCCACCGGGTACGCGATGGGCATCCAGAACGACGGCGCCGACTCGGTGGCCGTCACCTACTTCGGGGATGGCGCCACCAGCCAGGGCGATGTCAACGAGGCAATGGTCTTCGCTGCCAGCTACCAGGCACCGGTCATCTTCTTCTGCCAGAACAACCACTGGGCAATCTCCGAGCCCGTGGGCCTGCAGGCTCACGTTCCGATCGCCAACCGGGCCCCCGGGTTCGGCATCCCCTCGGTGCGCGTCGACGGCAACGACGTGCTGGCCTGCCTGGCGGTCACCCGGCAGGCGCTGAACCGGGCCAGGACCGGCGGGGGACCGAGCTTCATCGAAGCCGTCACCTACCGGATGGGACCCCACACCACCGCCGATGATCCCACCAAGTACCGTGACGCCAACGAACTGGAGGACTGGGCGGCGAAGGACCCAATTTCCCGGTTGGCAACACTGCTCCAGTCGATGGGCCTGATGACCGACGAATTCGTGGCGGCGGTGAACACGAAGGCGGCCGAGGTCGCAGCGAAGCTCCGCTCTGGCTGCATCGAAATGCCCGAGCCCGAGCCGATGGACGTCTTCAAACACGTCTACAGCACCCCCAACTCCTGGCTGGACCGTCAGCAGGAGAACTATGGCCGTTATCTCGCCACCTTTGAGTCGGACCCCGCAGCCACGGAAGGAAGCCACTAA
- a CDS encoding Lrp/AsnC family transcriptional regulator — translation MQPLDSTDTRLLIALAKDPRRTVVALAQKLGLSRNTVQARMAQLEKKSVFLSFERRINPVALGYPLMAFIHVHVQQQKLATITEQLAGIPEVLEAYGLTGQADILVRVVCADAEDLFRINGKILGCDGVERCDTSLAMGELVPFRVEPLLERGPRASS, via the coding sequence ATGCAACCCTTGGATTCCACCGACACCCGCCTCCTGATTGCGCTGGCGAAAGACCCGCGACGCACGGTGGTGGCGCTGGCCCAGAAGTTGGGGCTATCGCGCAATACGGTGCAGGCTCGGATGGCCCAACTGGAGAAGAAGTCGGTGTTCCTCTCCTTCGAGCGTCGGATCAATCCGGTTGCGCTCGGCTACCCGTTGATGGCGTTTATTCACGTGCATGTGCAGCAGCAGAAGCTGGCGACCATCACCGAGCAGCTCGCCGGCATCCCCGAAGTGCTGGAAGCCTACGGGCTGACCGGCCAAGCCGACATCCTGGTCAGGGTGGTCTGTGCCGACGCGGAGGACCTGTTCAGGATCAACGGAAAAATCCTCGGCTGTGACGGCGTGGAACGGTGCGACACCTCCCTGGCCATGGGCGAGCTGGTCCCCTTCCGGGTGGAGCCGCTGCTGGAACGGGGCCCCCGGGCCTCAAGCTAG
- a CDS encoding cation acetate symporter has product MMPLSLPMQTVESTQVGEPWLNMTIFGLFVAVTLVIVLRASRNTKTAADYYAAGRSFSGPQNGTAIAGDYLSAASFLGIVGAIAINGYDGFLYSIGFLVAWLVALLLVAELLRNTGKFTMADVLSFRLRQRPVRIAAAITTLAVCFFYLLAQMAGAGGLVSLLLGIDDRIGQSLVITVVGGLMIVYVLIGGMKGTTWVQIIKAVMLITGAFVMTIWVLAIHNFNLSTLLGAAMETAGNPEIINPGLQYGVSSTSQLDFVSLALALVLGTAALPHVLMRFYTVPTAKEARRSVVWAIWLIGGFYLFTLVLGYGAGALIGADRITAAPGGVNSAAPLLAFELGGPILLGVISAVAFATILAVVAGLTITAAASFAHDIYANVIRKGNLDPDGEVKVARRTVVVIGILSILGGIGAQGQNIAFLVALAFAVAASANLPTILYSLFWKRFNTQGAIWSMYGGLGSAMLLIAFSPVVSGRETSMIQGADFVLFPLNNPGIVSIPLAFFLGWLGSVLAKTTEDPQKQAEMEVRSLTGVGAEKATEH; this is encoded by the coding sequence ATGATGCCGCTGTCCCTGCCGATGCAGACGGTCGAGAGCACCCAGGTTGGTGAGCCGTGGCTGAACATGACCATTTTCGGTCTGTTCGTCGCCGTCACCCTGGTGATCGTGCTCCGGGCAAGCCGTAATACCAAGACCGCCGCCGACTACTACGCGGCCGGCCGGTCCTTCAGCGGACCGCAGAACGGTACCGCCATTGCGGGCGACTACCTGTCGGCGGCGTCGTTCCTCGGCATCGTCGGTGCCATCGCCATCAACGGCTACGACGGCTTCCTCTACTCCATCGGCTTCCTCGTCGCCTGGCTGGTAGCGCTGCTGCTCGTCGCCGAACTGCTGCGCAACACGGGCAAGTTCACCATGGCCGACGTCCTGTCGTTCCGGCTGCGCCAGCGTCCGGTGCGCATTGCTGCCGCCATCACCACCCTTGCCGTCTGCTTCTTCTACCTGCTGGCGCAGATGGCCGGCGCGGGCGGACTGGTGTCGCTTCTGCTGGGAATCGACGACCGGATCGGCCAGTCCCTGGTGATCACCGTCGTCGGCGGGCTGATGATCGTCTATGTACTGATCGGCGGCATGAAGGGCACCACCTGGGTGCAGATCATCAAGGCCGTCATGCTGATCACCGGCGCGTTCGTGATGACCATCTGGGTCCTCGCAATCCACAACTTCAACCTGTCCACCCTGCTCGGTGCCGCGATGGAGACCGCGGGCAACCCCGAGATCATCAACCCGGGCCTTCAGTACGGGGTCAGCTCCACGTCGCAGCTGGACTTCGTCTCGCTCGCCCTGGCGCTGGTCCTCGGTACGGCTGCACTGCCTCACGTCCTGATGCGGTTCTACACGGTGCCGACTGCCAAGGAAGCCCGCCGCTCAGTGGTGTGGGCCATTTGGCTCATCGGCGGGTTCTACCTGTTCACCCTGGTGCTCGGTTACGGTGCAGGTGCCCTCATCGGCGCCGACCGCATCACCGCCGCCCCCGGTGGAGTCAACTCGGCGGCACCGCTGCTCGCGTTCGAACTGGGCGGACCAATCCTGCTCGGCGTGATTTCGGCGGTCGCCTTCGCCACCATCCTCGCGGTGGTTGCCGGACTGACGATCACCGCAGCGGCATCCTTCGCCCACGACATCTACGCGAACGTGATCCGCAAGGGCAACCTTGACCCCGACGGTGAGGTGAAGGTGGCACGACGCACCGTCGTCGTCATCGGGATCCTGTCCATCCTTGGCGGCATCGGCGCCCAGGGGCAGAACATCGCCTTCCTGGTCGCCCTGGCCTTCGCTGTCGCAGCCAGTGCCAACCTGCCCACCATCCTCTACTCGCTCTTCTGGAAGCGCTTCAACACCCAGGGTGCAATCTGGAGCATGTACGGCGGACTTGGGTCGGCAATGCTGCTCATCGCCTTCTCGCCGGTTGTCTCGGGCCGGGAAACCTCGATGATCCAGGGCGCCGACTTCGTCCTGTTCCCGCTGAACAACCCGGGCATCGTTTCCATCCCGCTCGCGTTCTTCCTCGGCTGGCTGGGTAGCGTCCTGGCCAAGACCACCGAGGATCCGCAGAAGCAGGCGGAAATGGAAGTCAGGTCCCTTACCGGGGTCGGCGCGGAAAAGGCCACCGAACACTAG
- a CDS encoding DUF485 domain-containing protein: MATEPSPPDAHTAAPVDFTAYQQNPQFKELRKRHRSFVFPMAVFFLLWYFLYVLLASYATDFMSTPVWGNINIGLIMGLLQFVTTFAITMGYVTYANRKLDPIAADIRHELEVTAPEIFVEKPGANK, from the coding sequence ATGGCTACCGAGCCATCGCCGCCGGACGCTCATACAGCAGCGCCCGTCGACTTCACCGCATATCAGCAGAATCCCCAGTTCAAGGAGCTACGGAAGCGCCACCGCAGCTTCGTTTTCCCAATGGCGGTCTTCTTTCTGCTCTGGTATTTCCTGTATGTACTGCTGGCGTCCTACGCCACCGACTTCATGTCGACCCCGGTCTGGGGAAACATCAACATCGGCCTGATCATGGGGCTGCTGCAGTTCGTCACCACCTTCGCCATCACCATGGGGTACGTCACCTACGCCAACCGGAAGCTGGACCCGATCGCCGCGGACATCCGCCACGAGCTTGAGGTCACCGCACCGGAGATCTTCGTCGAAAAGCCAGGAGCGAACAAATGA
- a CDS encoding sensor histidine kinase: MFSTAVDTALVGAIVVLTIAVVAGLGFKLSRSYRDLGSDADRATYATLHTAALASEHLRAGLTAAGASKASKHLRSLLRCDTLLMTDENAVLAWDGGREQPAQIMELVQQVLASGRTQIFREAQLGDPGAVPGDGQLVISPIRVDNRVVGTVGAFAPYVNAGLVRAANEVAGWVSTQVELAELDSSRTLLMEAEVRALRAQISPHFIYNSLNAIASFINTDPTRARELVVEFADFTRYSFRRHGDFTTVAEELKSIDRYLLLERARFGDRLKVSLEIGPEVLSTVIPFLSLQPLVENAVRHGLESTDGRGHITITAHDAGAFAEVTIEDDGVGIDPDYLRSVLAGRTEGVHVGLRNVDQRLRQVYGEDHGLTIDTAVGAGTMITLRIPKSQPDHHT, from the coding sequence ATGTTCAGCACCGCCGTCGACACCGCCCTGGTGGGCGCCATTGTTGTCCTCACGATCGCGGTGGTCGCGGGCCTGGGATTCAAACTCTCCCGGTCCTACCGCGATCTAGGATCCGACGCCGACCGTGCCACCTACGCCACCCTCCATACTGCGGCGCTCGCCTCGGAGCATCTCCGTGCCGGCCTGACCGCCGCCGGGGCGTCAAAGGCCAGCAAGCATCTGCGGAGCCTCCTGCGGTGTGACACCCTCCTGATGACCGACGAGAATGCGGTACTCGCCTGGGACGGCGGCCGGGAGCAGCCCGCCCAGATCATGGAGCTGGTGCAGCAGGTGCTCGCCAGCGGCCGCACCCAGATTTTCAGGGAGGCCCAGCTTGGCGACCCCGGCGCGGTCCCCGGCGACGGACAGCTGGTGATCTCACCCATCCGGGTCGACAACCGGGTGGTGGGCACCGTGGGTGCGTTCGCGCCCTATGTGAATGCGGGGCTGGTGCGTGCCGCCAATGAAGTGGCCGGCTGGGTGTCCACCCAGGTGGAGCTCGCCGAGCTCGACTCCTCCAGGACACTACTGATGGAAGCTGAGGTACGCGCACTGCGCGCCCAGATCAGCCCCCACTTCATCTACAACTCCCTGAACGCCATCGCGTCCTTCATCAACACCGATCCGACCCGAGCCCGGGAGCTGGTGGTGGAGTTCGCCGATTTCACCAGGTACTCCTTCCGGCGGCACGGCGACTTCACCACGGTTGCCGAGGAACTGAAGTCGATCGACCGGTACCTGCTGTTGGAGCGGGCTCGGTTCGGGGACCGGCTGAAGGTCAGCCTGGAGATTGGCCCCGAGGTGTTGAGCACAGTGATTCCTTTCCTCAGCCTGCAACCCCTGGTGGAGAACGCGGTCCGCCATGGTCTGGAATCCACTGATGGGAGGGGCCACATCACCATCACTGCCCACGACGCCGGCGCGTTCGCCGAGGTCACCATCGAGGACGACGGCGTGGGGATCGACCCCGACTATCTGCGTTCGGTCCTGGCCGGGCGTACCGAAGGGGTGCACGTGGGTCTACGGAACGTGGATCAGCGGCTGCGCCAGGTCTACGGCGAGGACCACGGGCTCACTATCGACACAGCGGTCGGTGCGGGAACCATGATCACCCTGCGGATCCCGAAGTCGCAACCCGACCACCACACCTGA